The nucleotide window ACTCGCTCTGGTCGTGTATCTCTCCGTGACCCGAAGGGATGTGACGGAGCCTCAGCGCACCGCGCGGCACGCGGCCTGAGCAGGCACGCGGCAGGCGTTCAGGATGCGTTCAGGTTTACGCTGCCAAGGTCGGTTGCGGCGATCACTCTTCGAGGTCGCCTCATGGCACAGGGCGCTCGTCCCCATCGCGGGGCGGGCGCCCCGCCGTTACAACCGCATAGGAGCCCCCCACCTTGCAGCAACCGGAAATGTTCACCGATCTCGACGTCGCGAGCACGACCAAGTCGGTGATGAAAAAGCTCCCCGAGGTCACGCTGGCGTTCTGGATCATGAAGATCGCCGCCACCACCCTCGGTGAGACGGCCGGCGACCTCTTCGCGCAGACCCTCAAGCTCGGCTACTTCCTCACCACGATCGCGCTGTTCCTCGTCTTCGTGGTGACGCTGGTCGTCCAGCTCAGGTCCAGCCGCTACCACCCGTTCTTCTACTGGACCGTGATCCTGTCGACCAGCATGGCCGGCACCACGATGTCCGACTTCATGAACCGCGACGCCAGCGCCAAGTACCTCTCGGGCGGCACCACTTCACTCGGCTGGGGACCGCAGGGCCTGGGTCTCGGCTACCCCACCGGCGCCGCGATCCTCATCTCGATGCTGCTGATCATCTTCGCCGTCTGGAAGGCGACCGGCATGACCTTCCAGATCCGCGACATCGTCACCTTCCGCGGCGAGGCCCTGTTCTGGTCTGCAATCCTCGTCTCCAACACCCTCGGCACCTCGATGGGCGACTTCCTCTCTGACAGCTCCGGCCTCGGCTATGCGGGCGGCGCGCTGCTCGTGACCGGGGCGCTCGCCGTCCTCGTCGTCCTGATGAAGGTGCCCGTCGTCCCGAACGTGCTTCTGTTCTGGATCGCCTTCGTCCTCACCCGCCCGCTGGGCGCCACGGCCGGTGACTTCCTGACCAAGCCGGTCGCCAAAGGAGGCCTGGATCTCGGTACCGCGGGCTCCTCGGCCGTGCTGTTGGCCGTTCTGGTCGGCCTGATGGCCTATGCACAGGTCCAGGAGCGCAGGACCGCCGTCCCGCGCACACCGGAGCGGGAGACGGTCGCCCAGCAGGCCGACTGAGTCCGGTCACCCGGCGGGCAGGTCGACCAGGAAACGTGCCCCCGGTGTGTGCTCGGGGTCGTGGGAGACCTCGCCGCCGACGGCGCGGGCCAGGCGCCGCGCGAGCGGCAGTCCCAGGCCCGCCCCGTCGTGCCCGTCGCCGGAGTCCGCGCGCCGGCCGGGCTGGAAGAGATGGTCGAGGAACTCCTCCGGTACGCCAGGACCGTCGTCGGTGACGTCGATGCGGACGCCGCTGGGCAACTGCCGTGCGGACACGGTCACCGTGGAGTCGGCATAGCGAACGGCATTGGCCAGCAGCGGGCTGACGATGCGTTCGAGAAGAGCGGAAGCGACGCCCGCCTCAAGCTCCTGGTCCGGCACGTCGACGACGGTCTTCAGCTGCTTCCGTGCGTCGAGGTCCTCGACCAGCCGCCGCAGCACGGGAGCGACAGCGGCGGCACCCACGGCCGTGCTGGTGGTCTGCCCGCCTTCGCGGGCGTCGTTCAACAGCGTGTCGCAGATGGTGCGTATGGACTGGGCGGCCTCCGCGATCACCTCGTGGGTGGCGTCGGTCTCGGCCGCCGAGCGAGGGCGGGCCCGCCACCAGTCGAGCTCGACGACGATCCGGGTGAGCGGGGTGCGCAGTTCGTGGGACAACTCCCCGGTCAGCTGTTGCTCGTGACGCAGCACGGTGCGGATGCGGTCCAGCAGTGCGTCCAACGAGGTGCCCAGGCGGGCCAGTTCGGCCGGCTGGTCCTCGGCGCCGAAACGCTGGCCGGAACCGACGGCGCTCCACTGGGTGGCCTGGTCGGTCATGGTGCGCACGGGGCGCAGCGCCCGCCCGACGGCCAGCCGCGTCAGCGCGTAGGTGCACGCGAGCATGACAGCGTCCAGGATCAGCGAGCCCGCCAGCAGGGTGCCGGCGGAGCTGCGGTACGGGGCGAGATCCACGGCCGTGACGACGATGGCGGTGCTGCGAAGGCCGGACACGGGTCGGGAGCACAGGCGGACGAAACGGGGGTTGTCGGTTTGCACGGTCGCGCAGACCGGCCTGCCCCGCCCCGCGAGCCGGTCGGCGGCCTGGGTCAGCGCGCTGTCGGCTGCGGCGGACGGTGGTTTCTCCAGCAGGCGTGTCCCGGTGTAGATCCACACGTTCGCGTCGAGCAGGCTGTCGTTGACGGTCTCCAGGACCCGCACTCGGGGCCCGCTGGTGTCGACGGTGGTGGCGACGGCGGCGGCGCGGTTGCGTAGTTCGTCGTCAGCCTGGTGCTGGAGGTGCCGGTCCATCGCGGTGTTGAACGCGACGGTCAGCACGGTCATCAGGAG belongs to Streptomyces graminofaciens and includes:
- a CDS encoding sensor histidine kinase translates to MNRLARRLAPRTLRGRLSLVALTTAALLMTVLTVAFNTAMDRHLQHQADDELRNRAAAVATTVDTSGPRVRVLETVNDSLLDANVWIYTGTRLLEKPPSAAADSALTQAADRLAGRGRPVCATVQTDNPRFVRLCSRPVSGLRSTAIVVTAVDLAPYRSSAGTLLAGSLILDAVMLACTYALTRLAVGRALRPVRTMTDQATQWSAVGSGQRFGAEDQPAELARLGTSLDALLDRIRTVLRHEQQLTGELSHELRTPLTRIVVELDWWRARPRSAAETDATHEVIAEAAQSIRTICDTLLNDAREGGQTTSTAVGAAAVAPVLRRLVEDLDARKQLKTVVDVPDQELEAGVASALLERIVSPLLANAVRYADSTVTVSARQLPSGVRIDVTDDGPGVPEEFLDHLFQPGRRADSGDGHDGAGLGLPLARRLARAVGGEVSHDPEHTPGARFLVDLPAG
- a CDS encoding COG4705 family protein translates to MQQPEMFTDLDVASTTKSVMKKLPEVTLAFWIMKIAATTLGETAGDLFAQTLKLGYFLTTIALFLVFVVTLVVQLRSSRYHPFFYWTVILSTSMAGTTMSDFMNRDASAKYLSGGTTSLGWGPQGLGLGYPTGAAILISMLLIIFAVWKATGMTFQIRDIVTFRGEALFWSAILVSNTLGTSMGDFLSDSSGLGYAGGALLVTGALAVLVVLMKVPVVPNVLLFWIAFVLTRPLGATAGDFLTKPVAKGGLDLGTAGSSAVLLAVLVGLMAYAQVQERRTAVPRTPERETVAQQAD